From one Eptesicus fuscus isolate TK198812 chromosome 21, DD_ASM_mEF_20220401, whole genome shotgun sequence genomic stretch:
- the LOC114229589 gene encoding zinc finger protein 235-like: MFIQKKGVHVESRCFECSECGKSFTTNSNLRSHQRVHTGEKPYKCSECGKCFTRNSNLHSHQRVHTGEKPYQCSECGKTFTNNSNLHSHQRVHTGESPYKCSECAKSFTCSTGLKYHQRVHTGEKPHQCSECGKYFVCSTSLHAHQRVHTTEKPYKCSECGKSFSWSTNLRTHQRVHTGEKPYQCSECGKSFPSSSRLKCHQRVHIREKPYQCSECGKSFKCSTYLHSHQSVHTAQKPYQCSVCGKCFASSTSLHTHQRVHTSEKRYKCSECHKSFSGSAHLHYHKRVHTGEKPYQCNECGKSFKSSTHLKYHQRVHTGEKPYQCRECGKSFSRSIYLHFHQSVHTAEKPYKCSVCGKSFSWSTNLRTHQRVHTGEKPFQCSECGKTFRSRNGLKYHQGSHSGETRDERN; this comes from the coding sequence ATGTTTATTCAGAAAAAGGGTGTCCATGTTGAAAGTCGGTGTTTTGAGTGctctgaatgtgggaaatcttttacaacTAATAGCAACCTTCgtagtcatcagagagttcatacaggagaaaagccttataaatgcagtgaatgtggaaaatgttTTACCAGGAATAGCAACCTTCatagtcatcagagagttcacacaggagaaaagccttatcaatgcagtgaatgtgggaaaacttTTACCAATAACAGCAACCTTCatagtcatcagagagttcacactggagaaagtccttataaatgcagtgaatgtgcaAAGTCTTTTACATGTAGCACTGGTCTcaaatatcatcagagagttcacacaggagaaaagcctcaccagtgcagtgaatgtgggaaatatttTGTCTGTAGTACTAGCCTTCATgctcatcagagagttcacactacagagaagccttataaatgcagtgaatgtgggaaatcatttagcTGGAGCACTAACCTTCGTactcatcagagagttcacactggagaaaagccttatcaatgcagtgaatgtggaaagtcttTTCCGAGTAGCAGTCGTCTCAAATGTCATCAAAGAGTTCACATaagagaaaagccttatcaatgcagtgaatgtgggaaatcttttaaatGTAGTACTTACCTTCATTCTCATCAGAGCGTTCACACTGCACAGAAACCTTATCAATGCAGTGTATGTGGGAAATGTTTTGCCAGTAGTACTTCCCTTCATactcaccagagagttcacacttcAGAGAAGcgttataaatgcagtgaatgtcaTAAATCTTTTAGCGGGAGTGCTCACCTTCATTATCATAAGAgggttcacactggagaaaagccttatcaatgcaatgaatgtggaaaGTCTTTTAAAAGTAGCACTCATCTcaaatatcatcagagagttcacacaggagaaaagccttatcaatgtagggaatgtgggaaatctttttccCGTAGTATTTACCTTCATTTTCATCAGAGCGTTCACACTGcggagaagccttataaatgcagtgtatgtgggaaatcttttagctGGAGCACTAACCTTCGTactcatcagagagttcacactggtgaAAAACCTTttcaatgcagtgaatgtgggaaaacttTTAGAAGTAGAAACGGTCTTAAATATCATCAGGGGTCTCACAGTGGAGAAACCCGTGATGAGCGCAATTAA